The Sphingomonas alpina genome has a segment encoding these proteins:
- a CDS encoding DUF1501 domain-containing protein: MIDRRSLIGGGALGTLALFAPRIAWARAETDKRFVFIIQRGAADGLGTIAPVGDPGFAGARGPLAVDFDNAAKLDSMFALHPALAIVGGLYQRKQALFAHAIASPYRDRSHFDGQNVLETGGAGAYRLKDGWMNRMLGVIPSGEARAIAVASAVPMALRGSHEVSSYAPSSLPDASDDLLQRVTMLYEGDSQLHALWSEALNTRKLTGGLASDNGRNAAATGALAAKLLAAPAGARIAMIETGGWDTHAQQRGRLSTQLKGLDAMIGALQAGLGPLWADTMVLIATEFGRTVAVNGTGGTDHGTASSAMLLGGSVEGGRVISDWPGLGANALYDGRDLKPTMQLDAFIGGAVASHFETDPARTMMTLFPNTAPAPVVQGLLRA, encoded by the coding sequence ATGATCGACCGTCGTTCCCTGATCGGTGGCGGTGCGCTCGGAACGCTGGCGCTGTTCGCGCCGCGCATCGCTTGGGCAAGGGCTGAGACCGACAAGCGCTTCGTCTTCATCATCCAGCGCGGTGCTGCGGATGGTCTCGGCACCATCGCGCCGGTCGGGGACCCGGGCTTTGCCGGTGCGCGCGGCCCATTGGCGGTGGATTTCGACAACGCCGCCAAGCTTGATTCGATGTTCGCGCTGCATCCGGCGCTGGCGATTGTCGGCGGGCTATACCAGCGGAAGCAGGCCTTGTTCGCACACGCCATCGCCTCGCCCTATCGCGACCGATCGCATTTCGATGGACAGAATGTCCTCGAGACCGGGGGCGCCGGCGCCTACCGCCTCAAGGACGGCTGGATGAACCGCATGCTCGGGGTGATTCCATCGGGAGAGGCTCGGGCGATCGCGGTCGCGTCGGCCGTGCCGATGGCACTCCGCGGGTCTCATGAAGTCTCGTCCTACGCGCCATCCAGCCTGCCCGATGCGTCCGATGACCTGCTGCAGCGCGTGACCATGTTGTATGAGGGCGACAGCCAGCTCCATGCGCTGTGGAGCGAAGCGTTGAACACGCGCAAGCTGACCGGGGGCCTTGCGAGCGACAATGGCCGCAACGCTGCCGCTACCGGCGCACTCGCCGCAAAGCTGCTTGCCGCCCCGGCTGGCGCCCGCATTGCGATGATCGAAACCGGCGGCTGGGACACACATGCGCAGCAGCGTGGGCGGCTGAGTACTCAGCTCAAGGGGCTGGATGCAATGATCGGCGCGTTACAGGCGGGCCTGGGGCCGCTCTGGGCCGATACCATGGTGCTGATCGCCACGGAATTCGGGCGAACCGTTGCGGTGAACGGAACCGGTGGAACCGATCACGGCACTGCGAGTTCAGCGATGCTGTTGGGTGGCAGCGTAGAAGGGGGACGGGTTATTTCGGATTGGCCGGGATTAGGGGCGAATGCGCTTTATGATGGGCGCGACCTCAAGCCGACCATGCAACTCGACGCATTTATCGGTGGCGCGGTCGCAAGTCATTTCGAAACCGATCCGGCTCGCACGATGATGACGCTTTTCCCCAATACAGCGCCCGCACCTGTGGTGCAGGGGCTGCTCCGCGCCTGA
- the argS gene encoding arginine--tRNA ligase has protein sequence MTLYTRFAAHLDAALDTLVASGDLPAGLDRAAVTVEPPRDVTHGDLATNAAMVLAKPAATNPRALAEKIAAELGKLEEVETVSVAGPGFINLALTEDTWRAELSAIRDEGEDYGKSARGKGVTVNVEYVSANPTGPMHMGHCRGAVVGDALASLLEFAGHKVIREYYVNDAGGQVDVLARSVHLRYREALGVDVGEIPEGLYPGDYLVPVGQALAQEFGNIYADAPEAEWLALFRKSAVASMLVLIKADLALLGIHHDLFSSEAELQAAGKPEAAEADLRARDLIYDGVLEAPKGETPEDWEPVVLPLFRSTRFGDDQDRPIRKSSGEWTYFGADLAYHYQKAQSADALIDIWGADHAGTVKRIVAAVQALTGGKTRFDVKLVQMVRLLRAGEPVKMSKRSGNFVTLAEVVNEVGKDVVRFTMLTRKSDAQMDFDFAKVVEASKDNPVFYVQYAHARIASLGRKVAEAGITCSTVDLSQLDTQELALVKLAAQFPRIVDTAAAAREPHRIAFYLYDLAASLHAAWNMGKDDAGRRFLIADNAELTCARLFLAEAIGQVIRNGLSIMGVQAVQEM, from the coding sequence ATGACCCTCTATACCCGTTTCGCCGCGCATCTCGATGCGGCGCTCGACACGCTTGTAGCGTCGGGCGACCTGCCCGCCGGGCTGGATCGCGCCGCGGTCACGGTCGAGCCGCCGCGCGACGTGACTCACGGCGATCTCGCCACCAACGCGGCGATGGTGCTGGCCAAGCCGGCGGCGACCAATCCGCGCGCGCTGGCCGAGAAGATCGCTGCCGAACTCGGCAAGCTCGAAGAAGTCGAGACGGTTTCGGTTGCCGGCCCGGGTTTCATCAACCTCGCGCTGACCGAGGACACGTGGCGCGCCGAATTGTCTGCGATTCGTGACGAGGGCGAGGATTATGGCAAGTCGGCGCGCGGCAAGGGCGTTACCGTCAATGTCGAATATGTCTCTGCCAATCCGACCGGCCCGATGCACATGGGGCATTGCCGCGGCGCGGTGGTCGGCGATGCGCTTGCCAGCCTCCTTGAGTTTGCCGGGCACAAAGTGATCCGCGAATATTATGTCAACGACGCGGGCGGCCAGGTCGATGTCCTCGCCCGGTCGGTGCACCTGCGGTACCGCGAGGCGCTCGGCGTCGATGTCGGAGAGATTCCGGAAGGCCTGTATCCCGGCGACTATCTGGTCCCGGTCGGGCAGGCGCTGGCGCAGGAGTTCGGCAATATCTATGCCGATGCGCCGGAAGCCGAATGGCTGGCGCTGTTCCGCAAGAGCGCGGTTGCGTCGATGCTGGTGCTGATCAAGGCCGATCTCGCGCTGCTCGGTATCCATCACGACCTGTTCTCGTCGGAAGCGGAGTTGCAGGCGGCCGGGAAGCCCGAAGCAGCCGAGGCCGATCTGCGCGCCCGCGACCTGATCTATGACGGCGTGCTCGAGGCGCCGAAGGGTGAGACGCCCGAAGACTGGGAGCCGGTGGTGCTGCCGCTGTTCCGCTCGACCCGGTTCGGCGACGATCAGGACCGGCCGATCCGCAAGTCTTCGGGCGAGTGGACCTATTTCGGCGCCGATCTCGCTTATCACTACCAGAAGGCGCAAAGCGCCGACGCGCTGATCGACATCTGGGGTGCCGACCATGCCGGCACGGTCAAGCGGATCGTTGCCGCAGTGCAGGCGCTGACCGGGGGCAAGACCCGTTTCGACGTCAAGCTGGTGCAGATGGTGCGGCTGCTGCGCGCCGGCGAGCCGGTCAAGATGTCCAAGCGGTCGGGCAATTTCGTCACCCTCGCCGAGGTCGTGAACGAGGTCGGCAAGGATGTCGTCCGTTTCACCATGCTGACGCGGAAATCCGACGCGCAGATGGACTTTGATTTCGCCAAGGTGGTCGAGGCGTCGAAGGACAATCCGGTCTTCTATGTGCAGTACGCCCATGCCCGGATCGCGTCGCTCGGCCGGAAGGTGGCGGAGGCCGGCATTACGTGCAGCACGGTCGACCTGTCCCAACTTGACACGCAGGAGCTGGCGCTGGTGAAGCTCGCGGCACAGTTCCCGCGGATCGTGGATACCGCGGCTGCGGCCCGTGAGCCGCACCGTATTGCCTTTTATCTCTATGACTTGGCAGCAAGCCTCCACGCCGCATGGAACATGGGCAAGGACGATGCCGGTCGCCGTTTCCTGATTGCCGACAATGCCGAGCTGACGTGCGCGCGGCTTTTCTTGGCCGAGGCAATCGGGCAGGTTATCCGCAACGGACTCAGCATCATGGGGGTGCAGGCAGTCCAGGAGATGTGA
- a CDS encoding SPOR domain-containing protein: MATSNEFDMRDEDRLPWLETVDEDYDDGPSMLRIVLFVALGLAIIAAAIFGYLYYQKSRDDAGNGGLINAQEGDYKVKPDDPGGLKVEGEGDSAIATSDGATSGDAKINVDALPEAPIAGTKAKADATTAGRSKAITAVPASGGALKAAPTGPAVTASAGASGGALVQLGSFPDEASANAAWAKTSKRFTYLAPLGKSVQKAEVNGRTTYRLRVNAGSAGQASSLCGKLKVAGEACYVAHD; the protein is encoded by the coding sequence ATGGCGACGTCGAACGAATTCGACATGCGCGACGAAGATCGGCTGCCCTGGCTTGAAACCGTCGATGAGGATTATGACGACGGTCCCAGCATGCTTCGGATCGTCCTGTTCGTCGCGCTTGGTCTTGCCATTATCGCAGCGGCGATCTTCGGCTATCTCTATTATCAGAAGTCGCGCGATGACGCTGGCAATGGTGGGCTGATCAATGCGCAGGAGGGCGATTACAAGGTCAAGCCTGACGATCCCGGCGGCCTGAAGGTCGAGGGCGAGGGCGACAGCGCGATCGCGACCAGCGATGGTGCGACGTCGGGCGATGCCAAGATCAATGTGGACGCACTCCCGGAGGCTCCGATCGCAGGCACCAAGGCAAAGGCGGATGCTACGACCGCGGGCAGGTCCAAGGCGATCACCGCGGTTCCGGCATCGGGCGGTGCGCTGAAGGCGGCGCCGACCGGCCCGGCGGTTACGGCCTCTGCCGGGGCTTCGGGCGGCGCGCTGGTACAGCTTGGATCCTTTCCCGACGAGGCTTCAGCCAATGCCGCCTGGGCCAAGACCTCGAAGCGTTTCACCTATCTCGCCCCGCTCGGCAAATCGGTCCAGAAGGCGGAGGTCAATGGCAGGACGACGTACCGGCTGCGCGTCAATGCGGGCAGCGCCGGTCAGGCATCGAGCCTGTGCGGCAAGCTGAAGGTCGCGGGCGAGGCATGCTACGTTGCGCATGACTAG
- a CDS encoding glycoside hydrolase family 3 protein, with protein sequence MIPVIYGLSGLTITADERAFFSAADPAGYILFKRNIEDRTQVRALTDALRSMAGRDDLPILIDQEGGRVARMQPPEWPAFPAGPAFDALYETAPISGIEAARANAEAIALTLAEVGITVDCLPLLDVAQPDTTEAISIRALGSEPLRVAAMGRAIIDGLQRGGVVGVVKHMPGHGRAMVDTHYHLPTVTASDEELEIDLAPFKALAGAPMGMTSHIVFQAWDPERPATLSPIVIEEIIRKRIGFDGLLMTDDIDMKALSGTAGDKAAGAIAAGCDIVLDCWGRMDEMEDIAGRLSDIPDISRARLDRAMATIAGGRADGDLAALIAKRDALLAVA encoded by the coding sequence ATGATCCCCGTCATCTACGGCCTGTCGGGCCTGACCATCACCGCTGACGAGCGCGCTTTTTTCAGCGCCGCCGACCCGGCCGGCTATATTCTGTTCAAGCGCAATATCGAAGACCGCACACAGGTGCGCGCTTTGACCGATGCGTTGCGTTCGATGGCCGGGCGCGACGATTTGCCGATCCTGATCGATCAGGAAGGCGGGCGGGTCGCACGGATGCAGCCGCCGGAGTGGCCGGCCTTTCCCGCTGGTCCGGCGTTCGATGCGTTGTACGAAACCGCACCGATCTCCGGCATCGAGGCCGCACGCGCCAATGCCGAGGCGATCGCGCTCACCCTGGCCGAGGTCGGCATCACCGTCGATTGCCTGCCGCTGCTGGACGTCGCGCAACCCGATACGACCGAGGCGATTTCGATCCGGGCATTGGGCAGCGAACCGCTGCGGGTTGCCGCGATGGGCCGGGCGATCATCGATGGGCTTCAGCGCGGTGGCGTGGTCGGCGTGGTCAAGCACATGCCGGGCCATGGGCGCGCAATGGTCGACACGCATTATCACCTGCCAACCGTCACAGCCTCCGATGAGGAGCTCGAGATCGATCTCGCTCCGTTCAAGGCGCTCGCCGGCGCGCCGATGGGCATGACGTCGCACATTGTATTCCAGGCCTGGGATCCCGAACGGCCAGCCACGTTGTCGCCGATCGTGATCGAGGAAATCATCCGCAAACGGATCGGTTTCGATGGCCTGCTGATGACCGACGATATCGACATGAAGGCGCTCTCTGGGACGGCGGGCGACAAGGCGGCGGGGGCAATCGCTGCCGGATGCGACATCGTTCTCGATTGCTGGGGGCGGATGGACGAGATGGAGGACATCGCCGGACGGCTAAGTGATATCCCCGATATCTCGCGTGCACGGCTGGACCGGGCGATGGCGACGATTGCCGGTGGGCGAGCGGATGGAGATCTGGCGGCGCTGATCGCGAAGCGGGACGCATTGCTGGCGGTGGCCTAG
- a CDS encoding segregation and condensation protein A, giving the protein MTDPETLTLDLDGWEGPLDLLLALARHQKVDLREISILALVEQYLRFIEEAKAIKLELAADYLVMAAWLAYLKSALLLPRDPQVEPDPEELALRLQLRLERLNAMREGGARLMARDRTGRDVFLRGAPEGLRTVRKALWQAEIFDLISAYGRITARTRPVMHIVANRPVMTLDAALERVSRLLGERIDWSVIETFLPESATGIFRKSALASSFVATLELARQGRVELRQKSPFAPLYIRAPA; this is encoded by the coding sequence ATGACCGACCCCGAAACCCTCACGCTTGACCTGGATGGCTGGGAAGGTCCGCTCGACCTGCTGCTCGCGCTGGCGCGGCATCAGAAGGTCGATCTGCGCGAAATCTCGATCCTCGCACTGGTTGAGCAATATCTGCGCTTCATCGAAGAAGCCAAGGCGATCAAGCTGGAGCTCGCCGCCGATTATCTCGTGATGGCGGCGTGGCTTGCCTATCTCAAATCCGCATTGCTGTTGCCGCGCGATCCGCAGGTCGAACCCGATCCGGAGGAACTCGCGCTGCGGCTGCAATTGCGCCTCGAGCGGCTCAACGCGATGCGTGAGGGCGGTGCCAGGCTGATGGCGCGCGACCGGACCGGACGCGACGTATTCCTGCGCGGCGCGCCGGAGGGACTCAGAACCGTACGCAAGGCATTGTGGCAGGCGGAAATCTTCGACCTGATCTCTGCCTATGGCCGCATTACTGCGCGCACGCGCCCGGTGATGCACATCGTCGCCAACCGGCCGGTGATGACGCTGGATGCCGCGTTGGAGCGCGTATCGCGCCTGCTCGGCGAGCGGATCGACTGGAGCGTGATCGAGACTTTCCTGCCCGAGAGCGCGACTGGCATATTCCGCAAATCAGCACTCGCCTCAAGCTTTGTCGCGACGCTTGAACTGGCGCGGCAGGGCAGGGTCGAGCTGCGCCAGAAATCGCCATTCGCGCCGCTCTATATCAGGGCACCGGCATGA
- the scpB gene encoding SMC-Scp complex subunit ScpB, with product MNPPDDLARAVEAVLFAATEPMTADAIRGHLNDATGIREALDTVQALYAGRGIELVRRGDRWHFQTAADMAHLLRRDREEPRKLSRAGIETLAIIAYHEPATRAEIEAIRGVQISKGTIDVLMEAGWVRPAGRREVPGRPLLYATTPEFLVHFGLSSRRDLPGIDDLKAAGLLDPVDLAFEQLEVESSDEED from the coding sequence ATGAACCCACCTGACGACCTGGCCCGCGCCGTGGAGGCGGTGCTGTTTGCCGCAACCGAACCAATGACGGCGGACGCGATTCGCGGGCATCTGAACGACGCGACGGGGATTCGCGAGGCGCTCGATACAGTGCAGGCGCTTTATGCAGGGCGCGGGATCGAACTGGTCCGGCGCGGCGACCGCTGGCATTTCCAGACTGCCGCGGACATGGCGCATCTGTTGCGCAGGGACCGCGAAGAGCCGCGCAAACTGTCCCGCGCCGGGATCGAGACGCTTGCGATCATCGCCTATCACGAACCCGCGACTCGCGCCGAGATCGAGGCGATCCGTGGCGTGCAGATCTCCAAGGGGACGATCGACGTGCTGATGGAGGCGGGCTGGGTCCGCCCCGCCGGTCGGCGCGAAGTGCCGGGGCGACCCTTGCTCTATGCCACGACGCCGGAATTTCTGGTTCATTTCGGCCTTTCGAGCCGGCGCGACCTGCCCGGTATCGACGATCTCAAGGCGGCAGGCCTGCTCGATCCGGTTGATTTGGCATTCGAGCAGCTAGAGGTGGAATCTTCCGACGAGGAGGACTAG
- a CDS encoding twin-arginine translocase TatA/TatE family subunit, giving the protein MGGLSIWHWVLVGVVVMLLFGKGRFSDLMGDVAKGIKSFKKGMAEEDEKPEPSRIDAKKVADPAFDRDGEKLREER; this is encoded by the coding sequence ATGGGCGGCCTCAGTATCTGGCATTGGGTCCTCGTCGGCGTGGTCGTGATGCTTTTGTTCGGCAAAGGCCGCTTCTCCGACTTGATGGGTGATGTCGCCAAGGGCATCAAAAGCTTCAAGAAGGGCATGGCCGAGGAAGACGAAAAGCCTGAGCCGTCGCGTATCGACGCCAAGAAGGTCGCCGATCCCGCTTTCGACCGTGATGGCGAGAAACTTCGCGAAGAACGCTAA
- the tatB gene encoding Sec-independent protein translocase protein TatB, whose amino-acid sequence MFDVAPTELLLIAVVALVVIGPKDLPKAMRFVGYWVGKARGVARQFRSGFDSMVREAELQDMEKRWAEENERIMREHPPMAQHMLPIPAPENDSGDAQDAAPEMVEMPVVAPAPIDAPKPKPPGPPKRMRPRWPLATMS is encoded by the coding sequence ATGTTCGACGTCGCGCCTACCGAACTGCTCCTTATCGCGGTCGTCGCGTTGGTCGTCATCGGTCCCAAGGATTTGCCGAAGGCGATGCGCTTCGTCGGCTATTGGGTCGGCAAGGCTCGGGGTGTCGCTCGTCAGTTCCGTTCGGGCTTCGATTCGATGGTACGCGAAGCCGAATTGCAGGACATGGAAAAGCGCTGGGCCGAGGAAAATGAGCGGATCATGCGCGAGCATCCGCCGATGGCGCAGCATATGTTGCCGATCCCGGCGCCGGAAAATGACAGTGGCGATGCGCAAGATGCCGCGCCGGAGATGGTGGAGATGCCGGTTGTCGCGCCCGCACCGATCGATGCGCCGAAACCGAAACCCCCCGGGCCCCCAAAAAGAATGCGACCCCGCTGGCCGTTGGCGACGATGTCGTGA